CGTCAACATGTATGCGCTCTACATCCTGGGCCGCGACACGGAGATCGTGATGGGCCGTTCGCGGTACATCAGCATCTATCTCGTGTCGTTGATCGGCGGCAGCGCGTCGGTGATGGCGTTTCAACCGGTCTTCGCGTCGGTGACGTCGCTGTCATGGACTGCCGGCGCGTCCGGCGCGATTTTCGGCATCATGGGCGCTCAAGCGGTTCTGCTGCTGCGCTTGCGCCGTAGCCCGGTCCCGATCATCTCGGTGATCGCGATCAACGTGATCATCAGTATTTCGCTGCCCGGCATCTCGTTCTGGGGACATGCGGGTGGTCTGCTGGCAGGCGCTGCGGCCGCTGCCGCATTCCTGTACGCGCCGCAGTGGTTGGGTGCGGGCCAGGATCGGGTGAAAGAAGTCCGGATCAGCTGGATCGCTTTTGGCGCTGTCACCGTGGTCACGATCGGAATCATCGTGATGCGCGTCGTGCAACTACGCGAGCAGGGACTGTTCCTCACCAGCAGCTAGAGATAGTGCACATAGCGGGATTTCTTCTGTGGAGACAATCCACATAGTGCGACGAAGCAATGAATTCTACTGTGGCTCGAGTCACTCGAGTAGAAGCGATGCTTCCGACCATTTTGAGGAGTAACCCCGCGATGACCTCCACCGATCGCGCCACCCCTGACGGCGCCGTCGCGCCAAGCGAGATCGAATCTCGTGTGGTGAAGAAGGTAGCCAGGCGGCTCATTCCGTTCTTGATCCTGCTCTATTTCGTGAACTATCTGGATCGTACGAACATCGCGTTTGCCAAGCTCACCATGAGCGCCGACCTGGGAATGACCGAGACGATGTTCGGACTCGCGTCCGGCCTCTTCTTTGTCGGCTATCTCCTGTTCGAAGTACCGAGCAACTTGGCTCTCCACCGATTCGGTGCCAGGTTGTGGATCGCACGCATCATGCTCACGTGGGGCATTCTGGCTGCGGCTCTGGCGTTTGTACCGAATGTGGGAAGCCTCTACTTCCTGCGAATTCTTCTGGGTATCGCCGAGGCCGGCTTCTTTCCCGGCGTGCTGCTCTACCTGACATTCTG
The nucleotide sequence above comes from Rhodococcus sp. KBS0724. Encoded proteins:
- a CDS encoding rhomboid family intramembrane serine protease, whose product is MTNPGWGGGASEGLPPQPRCVRHPDRPTALSCNRCGRPACPDCLREAAVGYQCVDCVAAGQRDVRPVRGVAGNTVTQARPVPVVTYTLMGLNVLAFLATLVQSRSIMNNQVDSSIFANWALNPALVAGGEWFRLIGSGFLHFGILHLAVNMYALYILGRDTEIVMGRSRYISIYLVSLIGGSASVMAFQPVFASVTSLSWTAGASGAIFGIMGAQAVLLLRLRRSPVPIISVIAINVIISISLPGISFWGHAGGLLAGAAAAAAFLYAPQWLGAGQDRVKEVRISWIAFGAVTVVTIGIIVMRVVQLREQGLFLTSS